ATAGTTGGGTGTCTCAGGTCTGCGATTGCTAATAACTAAATATTATCATGTTCCTGGTTTGCACCATGGGGATACCTCTCTGAAACTTACAGATCATTTGTAAAGTATATACTATATGATTGGTAAAATTACAGTTCTATGAAAATTACAGTTCATTGGTCAAATTGAAGTATATACCATATAATTGGTACAAGTGCTTATAGTATAAATTATATGATTggataatttatatttaatatctTTTCTAGGTTAATAATGATTTTAGTCAAAATAGGTACATGTGCTTATAACATAAACTGTATGATTGCGTAGTTTACATTTAAATTGTTTTGTAGGTTAATAATGATTTGAGTCAAAATAGGTACATGTGCTTAATGATTGGATAGTTTACATTTCTTTCAGATTGATTGATGTTTGAAGATGGGATTTATTGGTTTAAGTCATTTTTTTAAGTTCAGTTTTCTTAGATTATTTCCTTCAATAAGAATTTTTATTATTTGGATTATAGGCAAGGCTTAAAGAAGAGTTGTTATTTGGAGGCGAAAACACTCACATAATTGAGGAAATACTTGGTGAAGCATCATATCATGATCGTTCATGGCTTGTTGGTAGGATAGGCCAcatcaagaaaagaaaagggacTCCTGAATCTTCAGCTTCTATGAGTAAGAAAAACATTTCTGATGAGACAATCGAACAAATAAAAGCTGTAGTAGTTAGAGAGGAAATGACGAATAAAGTTAGAGAGGAGACGAGGAATGAACTAAAGAGTGTGTTAGAGATGAAATGAAAAAGACCATGGAAGCTCAAGTTGGCACTATTATACAAAGGTTGGCCCAAATGAACCCAACATTGAATTTAAATTTGGATGGGATTGTTGCTTCTCCGAATATCAATGACTCTTTTCCTTCAGAAGTATGTTGATGAAGGAAAAATGATTTATTCATGCTTTTGGTGGTTAGATACTTATTGTACTGTTGAATTGTAATGTTAGGTACTTTTGATTgatagttgtttttttttttttttgtaaacgaaTGTTATGTTCCCATCTATTTGATAACTGTTGCCTTTTGGATTAACAACTGTTGTGTTACATATTATAAATCGTTGCTATTTGATAATAAGATGTGTTGCCATAACATCAAACATCGTTGCATTTACAACTAAAAAGTGTTGATATACACAATATAATGTTGCCTTTGGTCTAAAATAACATTGCATTAGTAAAATGCAAAGTGTTGCTATAGGCTACAAAACATTGCCTTTAATCTAAATAGTCGTTGCTTTTTAAACAAATATCGTGTTGCTTAATGTCCAAAACGTGTTGCATTTACTTTAGATGTTGCATTTGAttgaaaacaagtgttgcatttaaTTACAAAGGGTTGCCTTAGCTCGACAATGGCAACATATTTGTTACCTTAAAAGTGTTGCTTTTCGGTTCAAAGAATGTTGCCTTTCATATTCTAAGATATTTCGTTGCCTTTATTGTAAATAAAGGCAACGGTTTTTGTGGCGTTGCATTGGAGAAAGTAACTGTTGCCTTAGACAACAAAGGCAATGGTGAATATACCAACGCTTTTGGAATGACCAATAGTGTTGCCTTAACCCATTTTTTGGCCAATTGTAACACTCTTAGGCTCCTAATGCAACCTGTTGTTGTCGTTGCAGTAGGCCATATATGGTGTAGTGTGAGGATGAATataaagatgaagatgaagaatacaaggatgaagaagaggaaaacaTCAATGATGAGATAGTGTTTAATGATGATGAGGATTTGGATTGATTGTGGAGTTCATTTGATATGTTATTAggaattaggttttattttGGAATTAGATGTTATTAGGAGTAGgagttttttttgtgtgtgttttaCAACTTTAGACTTAAATTAGTAGATTTgagttattaatattaatgattttattttttggtgtattctatttttttttgtcgcCTCACATGCGAAAGGCGGTCGCCTCGCCTCAAAGCGGTATTTTGCCCTCGCCGCCTCGGCTCGCCTTTCGCCTTTCGCAACTATGTCTATATATCATAAGTACTatattaatacattatttattgtcaattattagctcattaattaaattaataaaagaaagtatgagttacaagaagatgaaaaaacactaaaaggaaatccaaaagttaGAAATAAACGgtttccattgataaactgtattaatagcatttttttcaagaattagAAGAATTTAGAcgctgatatctccaattgaagaaatcggATGGATATAGAAGAGGCATAAACAACTGAAATCGGGAAAAACAAATGTGTCAGAAATTACATGAAATCATTATGTTTCCAaaagtaattattcgatttttttcatgtatagtagttattttgttcttttttatttgtcttttaaattttttcaaaatgactaaataaagatttgtatattttcattcttttttagtataagttgctaggtgtaatcgtttcgattgttaactctaactaaaatatgGATTTTCCGGCTTTAATTGTTAGGTTTAATtggagttagattaatttttcaaattcagAACCTGGTGAAGTccactgattttttttaatttgggtttatctaactcatatggattgaatttttttatttttatgcattttttgtACGAACAGATATAAAATTTCACATAAAAGTTGTTTATTGAAGTTGGAGACATATAAAGAGGtatttaaacattatacttacaatgaaatttatttcaattataaatcatgTTTTGTCATGATTACCATTCTAAGTTTCTTTATCATTTCCAATGatggattctatatctatattatactagtcgaaaacccgtgcgatgcacggggtatgaaacttttatataatttagataaataaataaattgacatatttacttttaaataattttatatcatgctatgaaaaaattttatattatgtatatttgaaattaatatatattttttaatgataattcaaattaaattaattttaaaaataattgactacttttttttatagaattttaactaaagatgaatgatttatttatttttacaaaattcaatgatttgtactttttaggaattttaatacattttcatattccaaatattctgtgaaacaataataataaaatagcagattaattaagaaatatattagaatataataaaaaaaccaaaaattgaattaaactataattaaaattaaatattatatttacgatacaaaagaattacaatataggttaaacaaaaattgaatttaactacaattaaaattaaatattatatctatgatacaaaagaattacaatctatgttaaaatataagcaacatcaatatattattctataaactattacaatcaatacttttctaatgtttcatatgaagaaactttatcaattcaatatgttacatataaaaaaataaaattcgtaagaattggtcacaaattcatcttgatgataattattttggttgatggaatttcatgatcaccaagtattcgaattcaattattcattctgatacaataacccaatatatctaattgaatcagtttaagatgatgatttctcctattttcatctcgtaatatctcatcaagacattcgatcaatttgttcttcattctttcactatatagaagatcagccatactcgcagatatcacttatttgatttcattaatattttctaataattatatattcttgaattttgtaagtaagaaaaacaaacaaaagaattgaaaaaaaatgaagggacgaaaaagataattaggagagaaccatcttcctctcgggtttttttttgaaaataagagagaacgtcgagacataagcgtataaagaggagagtgaaaatatttttgcccattaattaaacattttatttttgcttaatgaagtattaagttcataaattaattttagttaaatagaattaaatcgcaattgtaaccacccagtacaaaaaaaacgttttataattaatatgtgaaattaattatattaattagaatcattatgctcaacatttgagaatttgaagagattcaaataataatattttcttaattaatatttttcaataatttgtcctatggtcatatttcattttcatctgttaaaaactctcgaaatactaacaattttgtacgaaccataatataatagttaaaaatatataaaccaattttgcaaaagcaattatctcaatattcataattaatgtacatttttaggattttgagcatcaaaatttatttttatttaccttgattttgaattcgtatctagcataatccacattcttcaagaataaacatcttatcaagcgtattagacgcttacaatctccttgtctagaaaattggaaaaaaaataacttcttgataataataataataataataataatataacataatttatattgaaataaacttcattgtaagtataatattctaatatatctttaatattttatttaatatgtctcaaacttcaatgaacaactatcgtgtgaaactttatatctatctgtaccaaaatgcataaaaataaaaaatacaatccatatcaattagctaaactcaaactaaaaaaatgagtggatttcaacatgttccgaattagaaaaattaatctaacttcaattaaaactaaaaattgagttcataaaaagccgaaaatctaaattttagttagagttaacaatcaaaacgataacacctaggaacatatactaaaaagaatgcaaatatacaaaatctttattttagtcattttgaaaaataaataaataaaaaagaaaacatggataaggtagcgagatgtatggaatctggataacgacagaaatggaatttcatctctgaaagatgaaactataacaataattgtttaataaaaataaaacaacaacacaattgagaaagccaaaaattgagttcatataaagccgaaaatctaaattttagttaagagttagcaatcgaaacgataacacctagcaacatatactaaaaaagaatacaaatttacaaaatctttattttagtcattttgaaaaaaaaaagacaaataaaaaagaaaacatggataaggtagcgagaggtatggaatctgagtaacgacagaaatgaaatttcatctctgaaaaatgaaactataacaactattgtttaataaaaagaaaacaacaacacaattgagaacaaaaatacctacaacatatgaaaaaaatcgaataattaccttgagaaacataagaattttttttttaatcattgagaaacataagaatttcttgtaatttttgacacttttgtgttttccggttttagttgttcatgtatcttctatttctgtcggatttcttcaattgaatctatcagtttggaaaaaaaagacaaataaaaaagaaaacatggataagatagcgagaggtatagaacatGGGTAATagcagaaatgaatctgaaagatgaaactataacaactattgtttaataaaaataaaacaacaacataattgagaacaaaataactccaacatatgaaaaaaaatcaaatatttaccttcataaatataatactatctatcgtgaccaatgaatataatggtggaatactatgtatcatgctttatatagaagtttatttgtgacttttggatttcctttgcatataatggtggaatactatgtatcatgctttatatagaagtttatttgtgacttttggatttcctttgctttgtgttttttcatcttcccgtaactcttgttttcttttattattttaattaatggactagtaattatttaatatattctaaatataaatttgttatttttaattaattaaatatttgtttttacttaattaaatatttttaatctgattttttactacgttaacaactcatcaaaaatacctataaaacacttcttctcatttctctctgcttccgtaattatatatagtatagatttaaTAATGCAAGCAAAGAGAAATTAATTAGGAGAGTTTTAGAGGTCCTTTTGATTAAttgtcaaaataataataaaggaaaattgtaaatattagatctaatctaatacatatttaatagatataataaaaataacttacaaaatatcccaacgaaaaaaaattatatgacgATAAAAAAATAGGAAAGGATCCATTCAACttccattcatttaactttaataaatagaattaaaatcaatattactaaaaaaaattatatttatatttaatagatataataaaaataacttttaaaatatcacaacgaaaaaaattatataacgaCAAAAAATACGTAGGGATCCATTGAAATTCtctttatttaactttaaaaaataacattaaaaccaatgtaactgaatttttttttataacacatTGACAAAAAAATATGTGAGATCCATTTAATAAATAGCACTAAAACTAacataattgaaaaaaattatatttatatttaatagatataataaaataacttataaaatatcccaacgaaaacaaattatataacgataaaaatatgtaaggatccattcaaattccattcatttaactttaataaataacattaaaaccaatagaactaaaaaaattataacatatttaattttttgatgtaataattaacacaatatttaaacttccaaactactatataaaccaaataaaatttaaaaagaaagacatgcttatttcaaattcatggatttatcaaagatttttgaAAGCACGAGAAAAAGAATTTTGAGGAGAGCtagaatttgattgaaaaaacaTCGCCACAAagtgtagtaaatattttaaaattgcaaAATTATATAGAAAAAGTATTATACAAGAACGGAAAGGAATGACCATTGCAAACATGGCCAATAGATTATGACTTCAACAACTTCCAAAACTTATTATCAAGCAATTATAAAGATATGtatgttaatttatttacaatttataaatttaaattattttaaaacaaaatattaatatcactacatgtaaatgatataaaattttaaaaatatttaaaatattgtacaaaaaaaatccactcacaCAACGCGCGGGCACAATACTAGTTATTTATAGAGAGTGAATCAAGAGTTTCTTGAAGATgctattataaatattttaaaatgttaataaCTAAGTCTatcacatataagttaatcaaaacaacaataaaattatcaaatatttataatatttactgtgttactagtataattataaataatcaaataaaaaatataagaaacctattttgtttatttgacgaatttatttaaaaggtgTACAATAGTTAAATAACTATCAAATTAAtccatttaaattttttatgagataaaattaaaattggttttatttaaaatattaaaattaaatttatataatttctttCATTAAAGTAAAACATACACTTCAGGCAAAACATTAACATGAAATTTCAACCTTATACCGTAAAAATATCACCTATTGTTTTCTAGTGAAATGAcgtatatatttctttttattttgagagTCCATTATTACCCAATTCAACTTCTCATAGACCACGTGTTTTTCTCTGGAGAAAGACCATAGTATCAAATTTTTATGCCTACAAATAAAAAAGGACAGAGATAAAATTTGTTGACCAATTTATTAAATGGTAAATGGAGACCAGCAGAGCGGCGGTGCAATGTGAATTGCACTGTAAGAATTTAATAGGAAAAGTCAGAAAAAGCCAAATCTGGGGGTACTTTAGTAATTAAGGACACTCCTGCTGCTTTCTTTGTTTTGGGGGTCTCTCTTCGCTGGAGAACGAACGAACGAAAGGCAAGAACAAAGAAGTTTTGTAGAGCAAAGGTTGATTGAAAATCGGAAATTCCGCATTCTGCGCATCATAATTCTCATATATTAATCATCCAAATTCCTTCTTCTCCCGATCCAAGATCTTCCCTCCTCCTTTCACCTTCTTTCTAAACGGAGCTTCCGGATATTTATGACTCTCAGGTCCCCTTTCACTATCTAATTCCTGTTTAcgtttccttttttttatatttcatgGGGATTTTAAGGCATACTGAGTTAAATCACAATCAActcttaggtttttttttttttttggtttattggATTTATCTAGAAATGGTTGTTAGAATAATTTCACGAAACTTGAAGAATTTGGAAGCTGAATTGGAAGGATTTCCTTTTTAATTAAATGTAACTATAGATTCATTGATTGATGCTTAAGTTACATCTATCTTTATCTTATCTATATTAATCAGtggttttttcctttttcaagGATGTGTTTCAATTCActgaatttctttttatttggtATGTTAAATTGTTCATGCCGTAGTGTTTTGCCATTTCAGGTTACTGAAGACGATTGATGTTCATCGTTGAATTGAAGAATAAAGCTGCCGCGAGTCATCATCTGGTAGCCGATAATCTGAATTAGGGAAGTACGAGATTCAATTGAATATTATTGGAGTTTGTGGCTTGCGGGCCCTTTTCGGAAATTTGTTTCAGCTATGGAAATCCGATTATTGGAGGTCAATTAGTTTATCATAGTCTGTTATGATCCacatgtttcagttttgttggTAGAGTTACTTGATTTGGAAAGCAATGACTCTAGATTCACCAAAGAGCCTCCCTGGATTGCTCGCGTTACCACGGTCTCTTTCTTCCATCGTTGTCTCTGTAGGAGGTCTTGCCATTTTCTTAGTTTTTGCTTCTTTACTCCTTGTTTCTTTCCCCAATATACATGGGTATTTTTACGGTGTTGTTACTTCTAATAAATTGGTTTCGGCCGATTATCCTACAATCGAGAATCGCGTTGATAGTAATGTAGATGTATTAAATAGGAATGCTACATCTGGATCTAGTTTAGAAGCACCCGCTACTTCTTCTAGCGGTGTAAATGAAAGTGTAAATGTCAGTGATAAATATTCTTCGCCGTCTAAACCTAATTTACCAGTTACTTCTTCTGATGCGAGCCAAAAGGAGGGTGTCAAGGAGAAGGGTGGTTCAGTGATAGAAGGAAAAGAAGGTAAAGGACTTGATGAAAATAGTGCAGTTGCTTCTTCTGCTGTGAGCAATGCAACAACGATTGGTTCAGATGATAATGGTAtgctatttttaaaaatatatatggaaGTTTTTGATATATTCACTTGCATTATGGAGTTCCTATATTAGCATTtgctgattttattagtttctCTAAATGCATTGAATTGACGTTTTAGCTACCGATTAATTGTTAAGcctggaattagtcttttgttgTTTCAAATAGATCTTTGAAGAGATTTACTTCCACTCTACTATTCATTTCTTGTTAGTAGTTACCATGTATACACACACTCAGCAAATAGAGAAATGGGAAAACATGCTACATGTAGAACCACATAAATTCACCaaataatttttcttttaaactCTCATAATATCTACGCATTTCCTCTTATGATTTGAAAAGATCTGTAATCAATTTGTATAATTCCTTCATCCAAATTAGATAGTAGATTTGCTCTTAATTTTTCAATCTCATACCTGACTTTTATTAGTATTATTAGCATAAAAAACATAATCTCTTAACTGTAAAATAGGGTTTATCTGAAAGCCAATGGGCTTGAGGCCCTAATGGTTTCAATATCCCTGCAAGATGCAAAATGTGTTCCCAAATCCTGGTATCAAACTTGACTGGGGCATGGAAAGCCTTAGAAGATGAGTAGCTCAACCTTAACAAGGTTGAACTGCTCGCCTCGATCCTTCTATGGTGCCCAAAGAAGCATTGGTTTTGATACATTATCTACTTTGGTATACTGGGTGTGTTCTGTTCTTTGAATCTCATGTGATTTAGTCCTGGAGTCTGCAAAAAATTTGCAACTTAATTAAGGATCCTATAATTGTATGCAGCCTGCTCTTACAGGGCATGATACGTATATTATTGTTGGTTTTGTTACATCTTCACGTATTTCCAGTGTGAATGGGAATGTGGCTTCAGTTTTTGTTGCAAAAGAATGTGCTCATGATAGAGTCTTTTTGGGGCTTCCTTTCATTATCTCCCTCTTTCATGATCTGGAAAGATTCTAATTTGTGGTTTTCATTTGTAAACAAATAGGTTGTGATCTGTACCGTGGAAGTTGGTTTTTTGATCCACTGGGACCTCTGTATACAAACAACACGTGCCCTGTTGTGACACAGATGCAGAACTGCCAGGGGAATGGAAGGCCTGACAGCGAATATGAGAATTGGCGTTGGAAACCTGCCGAATGTGAACTTCCACGATTTGATGCCAAGAAATTTCTGGAATTGATGAGAGGGAAGACTCTAGCTTTCATTGGTGACTCAGTTGCTCGAAACCAGATGGAATCAATGTTGTGCCTTCTCTGGCAGGCAAGTATAGTTGATTCTTTTGATGTTTTTGATTCCATGAGAAATTTTGGGCTCCATATTGTGGCAGGATCTGtacatacattttttttatctcaggATACCTGTATCTTAAATTTATCACGTGTCAGCCAAATATTTCTCTTTGTTTCCTTTACAAGCGTGGTGCATAGAGGTTTGTAAGCTTTCATGTGTCTTCCCATTTGGTAATGGACTATTTGATGCcttatatgtgtgtgtgtgtgtttgtatatatatttggaTTAGTGTTACTGAGTTCCATTCTTATGAAATGAAATGGCTCCTACTAAACATgcaattttgttattttagatCACTTAGTCTTACTTTTTCTCTAATACGTGACTTACAGaaacattttattttgttaaaactCATTAAAACTTTTCTGATGTGTTTAGGTGGAAGTTCCAAAAAACAGGGGGAACAAAAGAATGCAGCGATATTACTTCAGGTCTACTAATACCATGATTGTTCGTATTTG
The DNA window shown above is from Euphorbia lathyris chromosome 1, ddEupLath1.1, whole genome shotgun sequence and carries:
- the LOC136226376 gene encoding protein YLS7, translating into MTLDSPKSLPGLLALPRSLSSIVVSVGGLAIFLVFASLLLVSFPNIHGYFYGVVTSNKLVSADYPTIENRVDSNVDVLNRNATSGSSLEAPATSSSGVNESVNVSDKYSSPSKPNLPVTSSDASQKEGVKEKGGSVIEGKEGKGLDENSAVASSAVSNATTIGSDDNGCDLYRGSWFFDPLGPLYTNNTCPVVTQMQNCQGNGRPDSEYENWRWKPAECELPRFDAKKFLELMRGKTLAFIGDSVARNQMESMLCLLWQVEVPKNRGNKRMQRYYFRSTNTMIVRIWSSWLVHKTADPVEIAPQSVVKLHLDAPDEDFMQYITGFDVVVLSSGHWFAKQSVYMLNNEVVGGQLWWPDKSRPMKVHNVEAFAISTETILTSLVTHPNYTGLTILRTYSPDHYEGGAWNTGGSCTGKVKPLGQGKLVENGFTDTMHKQQVGAFSRAIKKATNKSKLKLMDITEPFGYRHDGHPGPYRSPDPKKQTKRGPDGRPPPQDCLHWCMPGPVDTWNEFVLELIRREFEGKKESSE